One Alnus glutinosa chromosome 3, dhAlnGlut1.1, whole genome shotgun sequence genomic region harbors:
- the LOC133863081 gene encoding ATP-dependent helicase BRM isoform X1 codes for MQSVGGGGGGPSRVGPGGRAASTSSAASPSSSSSAVSTPHLGFDSMQQQQQQQQQIGSRQSLQQQLHRKPEGNEALLAYQASLQGVMGGNNFASSPGSMQLPQQSRKFIDLAQQHGSSHEGPHRSQAVEQQVLNPVHQAYLQYAFQAAQQKPSLAMQSQQHAKMGMLGPPPGKDQDIRMGNLQVPSQAQASSSRNSSEHFGRGEKQMDQGQQPAPEQRSELKPSTQPTGIGQLIPGNMVRPLQVPQAQQSTQNMANNQIAMSAQLQAMHSWALERNIDLSLPANANLMAQLIPIMQSRMVPQQKANENNMGAQSSPVPVSKQQVASPPVVSESSPHANSSSDISGQSGSAKARQIVSPSPFGSTSNAGLVNHSNNISSQQFATHGRENQVPSRQPSVIGNGMPSMHPPQSSANMSQGVDHSLNAKHSLSSPETLQMQYLRQSNRSSPQAAISSNDVGSGSNIPSQGGSTIQTPQQHFGFTKQQLHVLKAQILAFRRLKKGDPGLPQELLRAIAPPPLELQLQQQFPPAGGNNQDKSAGNIVAEHSRHMESNEKDSHAVASINGHSLSKEEALGGDEKPTVTTARNQGVPAVIKEPTPVVPAGKDDQQSTVFSVKSDQDPERGINRTPVRSDFPADRGKTIAPQGAVSDAVQVKKPAQASTAPQPKDVGSARKYHGPLFDFPFFTRKHDSFGSTMMVNNNNNLTLAYDVKDLLFEEGMEVLTKKRSENLRKIGGLLAVNLERKRIRPDLVLRLQIEEKKLRLLDLQARLRDEIDQQQQEIMAMPDRPYRKFVRLCERQRMELTRQVQASQKAMREKQLKSIFQWRKKLLEAHWAIRDARTARNRGVAKYHERMLREFSKRKDDDRNKRMEALKNNDVERYREMLLEQQTSVPGEAAERYAVLSSFLSQTEEYLHKLGNKITATKNQQEVEEAANAAAAAARSQGLSEEEVRAAAACAGEEVMIRNRFMEMNAPKDSSSVSKYYTLAHAVNERVARQPSMLRAGTLRDYQLVGLQWMLSLYNNKLNGILADEMGLGKTVQVMALIAYLMEFKGNYGPHLIIVPNAVLVNWKSEFHTWLPSASCIFYVGGKDQRSKLFSQEVCALKFNVLVTTYEFIMFDRSKLSKIDWKYIIIDEAQRMKDRESVLARDLDRYRCQRRLLLTGTPLQNDLKELWSLLNLLLPEVFDNRKAFHDWFSKPFQKEGPTQNPEDDWLETEKKVIIIHRLHQILEPFMLRRRVEDVEGSLPPKVSIVLRCRMSSIQGAIYDWIKSTGTLRVDPEDEKLRVQKNPIYSAKVYRTLNNRCMELRKTCNHPLLNYPYYNDLSKAFLVRSCGKLWILDRILIKLQRTGHRVLLFSTMTKLLDILEEYLQWRRLIYRRIDGTTSLEDRESAIVEFNSPNSDCFIFLLSIRAAGRGLNLQSADTVIIYDPDPNPKNEEQAVARAHRIGQKREVKVIYMEAVVDKVSSHQKEDELRSGGTVDMEDDLAGKDRYMGSIESLIRNNIQQYKIDMADEVINAGRFDQRTTHEERRLTLETLLHDEERYQENLHDVPSLQEVNRMIARSEEEVELFDQMDEELDWTEEMTRYDQVPKWLRASTREVNTTMANLSKRPSKNTLLAGNIGKESSEIGSDSSPKTERKRGRPKGKKHPNYKELDDEIGEYSEASSDERNGYSIHEEEGDIGEFEEDEFSGAVGALPINKDQSEEEGPVCDGGYEYPRASEITRNNHILEEAGSSGSSSDSRRLTQVVSPSVSSQKFGSLSALDARPGSLSKRLPDELEEGEIAVSGDSHMDHQQSGSWIHDREEGEDEQVLQPKIKRKRSLRVRPRYTMERPEEKPGNEPQSSQRGDSSLSPFPVDNKYHAQLKTDPETKARGESNTFKHDQNDSSSKSRRNLPSRKIANMSKLHASPKSSRLNCTSSPAEDVAEQLREGWDGKSMNSTGTSAFGAKMPDNMQRRCKSVISKLQRKIGKEGPQIIPLLTDLWKRIENSGYMGGSGNNILDLRKIDLRIDRLEYSGVMELVIDVQFMLKSAMHFYGFSHEVRSEARKVHDLFFDILKNGFPETDFREARNALSFSGPFSATASPSPRQAAIGSSKRHKLVNEVESDPGPPQKPPQRGLISSGEDAKIRGHIPQKESRIGSSREQSQQEDSPLLTHPGELVICKKKRKDREKSVVKPRTGSAGPASPLSMGRSMRSPGPGSMPKDTRQTPQSGWANQPAQPANGDGGSVGWANPVKRLRTDSGKRRPSHL; via the exons ATGCAATCTGTTGGAGGAGGTGGAGGAGGGCCCAGCCGGGTGGGGCCGGGCGGGCGGGCGGCATCTACGTCTTCGGCTGCGTCGCCGTCCTCGTCATCTTCGGCCGTGTCGACGCCGCACTTGGGTTTCGATTCGATGCAgcagcaacagcagcagcagcagcagatAGGGTCTAGGCAG TCACTACAACAACAGTTACATAGAAAACCTGAGGGCAACGAAGCCCTTCTAGCATATCAAGCCAGTCTCCAAGGAGTTATGGGAGGAAACAACTTCGCTTCATCTCCTGGCTCTATGCAACTGCCTCAACAGTCAAGGAAATTCATTGACTTGGCTCAACAACATGGTTCCTCCCATGAGGGCCCGCATAGGAGTCAAGCAGTTGAGCAACAAGTGCTAAATCCAGTCCATCAAGCTTATCTACAATATGCTTTCCAGGCTGCTCAACAAAAGCCATCTTTGGCCATGCAATCACAGCAGCATGCTAAAATGGGAATGTTGGGCCCTCCACCGGGGAAGGATCAGGACATTCGAATGGGAAATCTGCAAGTTCCTAGTCAGGCTCAGGCATCATCATCAAGAAACTCTTCTGAACATTTTGGTCGTGGTGAAAAGCAGATGGATCAAGGTCAGCAACCAGCCCCTGAGCAGAGGAGTGAGCTAAAACCTTCAACCCAGCCGACAGGCATTGGACAATTAATACCTGGAAATATGGTGAGGCCTTTGCAAGTACCACAAGCTCAGCAGAGTACCCAAAACATGGCAAACAACCAGATCGCAATGTCTGCCCAGTTGCAGGCAATGCATTCATGGGCACTTGAGCGCAATATTGATCTCTCGCTGCCTGCAAATGCCAACTTGATGGCACAGCTCATTCCAATAATGCAGTCTAGGATGGTTCCACAGCAAAAGGCAAATGAAAACAATATGGGTGCACAGTCGTCGCCTGTTCCAGTGTCAAAGCAGCAGGTCGCTTCCCCACCAGTTGTGAGTGAGAGTTCTCCCCATGCTAATTCATCAAGTGATATATCTGGGCAGTCTGGCTCTGCAAAAGCAAGGCAGATTGTTTCACCCAGCCCCTTTGGTTCAACTTCGAATGCTGGCCTAGTTAACCACTCTAACAACATTTCATCACAGCAATTTGCTACTCATGGCAGAGAGAATCAGGTGCCTTCTAGACAGCCTTCTGTGATTGGTAATGGAATGCCTTCAATGCATCCCCCACAGTCATCTGCCAACATGAGTCAGGGTGTGGATCATTCTTTGAATGCAAAACATTCGTTAAGCAGCCCAGAAACTCTGCAGATGCAGTACCTCAGGCAGTCAAATCGATCTTCTCCACAAGCTGCAATTTCTAGTAATGATGTGGGGTCTGGCAGCAACATCCCTTCACAAGGTGGTTCGACTATTCAGACGCCTCAACAGCACTTTGGATTCACCAAACAGCAATTGCATGTTCTTAAAGCACAAATACTAGCATTTCGGCGGCTGAAG AAAGGAGACCCTGGTCTCCCTCAAGAACTTCTTCGAGCTATTGCTCCACCGCCCCTTGAGTTGCAGCTGCAGCAGCAATTTCCTCCTGCAGGAGGAAATAATCAGGATAAATCTGCTGGGAATATTGTGGCTGAACATTCAAGGCATATGGAGTCTAATGAGAAGGATTCACATGCTGTGGCATCAATTAATGGACATAGTTTGTCAAAAGAGGAAGCTCTAGGGGGGGATGAGAAACCAACAGTCACCACAGCTCGTAATCAAGGTGTGCCCGCTGTAATAAAGGAACCTACACCAGTGGTGCCTGCTGGAAAAGACGATCAGCAATCCACTGTATTTTCTGTTAAGTCAGACCAGGATCCTGAACGTGGTATTAATAGGACTCCTGTTAGAAGTGACTTTCCAGCAGATAGGGGAAAGACTATTGCCCCACAGGGAGCTGTATCTGATGCAGTGCAAGTTAAGAAACCTGCACAAGCGAGCACTGCCCCCCAGCCAAAAGACGTTGGCTCTGCCAGAAAGTATCATGGACCCCTATTTGATTTCCCTTTTTTCACTAGGAAACATGACTCCTTTGGGTCGACAATGATggttaataacaataataatctGACATTGGCATATGATGTCAAAgatcttctttttgaggaaGGCATGGAAGTGCTTACTAAGAAAAGGTCTGAAAATTTAAGAAAGATTGGTGGTTTACTGGCGGTAAACTTAGAGAGGAAAAGGATTAGGCCAGATCTTGTCTTGAGGTTGcaaattgaagagaaaaagctTCGACTTTTAGACCTACAGGCACGGTTAAGGGATGAAATTGATCAACAGCAACAGGAGATAATGGCAATGCCTGACAGGCCATATAGGAAGTTTGTTCGGCTGTGTGAGCGTCAACGTATGGAGCTCACCAGACAAGTACAGGCCTCTCAGAAAGCTATGAGAGAGAAGCAACTGAAATCCATATTTCAGTGGCGTAAGAAGCTTCTTGAGGCTCACTGGGCAATCCGCGATGCACGGACTGCCCGCAACAGGGGAGTTGCGAAATATCATGAGAGAATGTTGAGGGAGTTCTCGAAAAGAAAGGATGATGATAGGAATAAGAGAATGGAAGCATTGAAGAACAATGATGTTGAGAGGTATAGGGAGATGTTGCTGGAGCAGCAAACAAGCGTCCCAGGTGAAGCTGCTGAGAGATATGCTGTTCTCTCTTCATTCTTGTCTCAGACAGAAGAATATCTACATAAACTGGGAAATAAAATAACAGCCACCAAAAATCAACAGGAAGTGGAGGAAGCAGCGAATGCAGCTGCAGCCGCTGCACGATCGCAG GGCCTCTCAGAAGAAGAAGTTAGGGCAGCAGCGGCTTGTGCCGGGGAGGAAGTAATGATAAGAAATCGGTTTATGGAAATGAATGCACCGAAGGATAGTTCATCTGTTAGCAA ATATTATACTCTCGCCCATGCTGTGAATGAAAGGGTTGCAAGGCAACCCTCAATGTTACGGGCTGGAACCTTGAGAGACTATCAACTT GTTGGATTGCAATGGATGCTTTCTTTgtataacaataaattaaatggaATCTTGGCAGATGAGATGGGTCTTGGGAAGACTGTACAG GTAATGGCATTGATTGCTTACCTGATGGAGTTCAAAGGGAACTATGGCCCACATCTTATAATAGTTCCAAATGCTGTTTTGGTAAATTGGAAG AGCGAGTTCCATACTTGGCTTCCATCTGCGTCGTGCATTTTTTATGTGGGTGGGAAGGATCAACGGTCAAAATTATTCTCTCAA GAGGTTTGTGCTCTGAAATTTAATGTGCTCGTGACGACTTATGAGTTTATCATGTTTGATCGTTCGAAACTTTCAAAAATTGATTGGAAGTATATCATAATTGATGAAGCACAAAGAATGAAGGATAGGGAATCAGTTTTAGCACGTGATCTTGATAGATATCGCTGCCAGAGGCGCCTGCTTCTCACTGGGACACCGTTGCAG AATGATCTGAAGGAACTCTGGTCACTTTTAAATCTACTTCTTCCGGAAGTGTTTGATAATAGGAAAGCATTTCATGATTGGTTCTCAAAACCTTTTCAAAAGGAAGGTCCAACACAGAATCCAGAAGATGACTGGCTTGAGACTGAAAAAAAGGTCATCATCATCCACCGACTTCATCAAATTCTAGAGCCATTTATGCTCAGGCGTCGTGTTGAGGATGTGGAAGGCTCACTTCCACCTAAG GTTTCCATAGTTTTAAGATGTAGGATGTCATCTATTCAGGGTGCCATTTATGATTGGATCAAATCCACCGGTACTCTTCGAGTTGATCCTGAAGATGAAAAGCTCAGGGTTCAAAAGAATCCAATTTACTCGGCTAAGGTGTATAGAACTTTGAATAATAGATGTATGGAACTTCGGAAAACCTGCAATCATCCTTTGCTCAATTACCCATATTACAATGACTTATCGAAGGCTTTTCTCGTAAGATCTTGTGGGAAATTGTGGATCCTAGATAGAATTCTAATAAAGCTTCAGAGAACTGGGCATCGAGTACTGCTCTTTAGTACCATGACAAAACTCCTTGATATATTGGAGGAATACTTGCAATGGCGGCGACTCATCTACAGACGAATCGATGGAACAACCAGTTTAGAAGATCGTGAATCGGCTATTGTTGAGTTCAACAGCCCTAATTCGGACTGCTTCATTTTCTTGCTTAGTATTCGTGCAGCTGGTCGGGGTCTTAATCTTCAGTCTGCTGACACAGTTATCATATATGATCCTGATCCAAACCCTAAAAATGAGGAGCAGGCAGTTGCAAGAGCCCACCGTATTGGACAGAAAAGAGAAGTTAAAGTCATTTATATGGAAGCAGTGGTTGATAAAGTCTCTAGCCATCAGAAAGAAGATGAACTAAGAAGTGGAGGTACAGTTGATATGGAGGATGACCTTGCGGGTAAAGATCGCTATATGGGATCTATTGAGAGCCTGATAAGGAATAACATTCAGCAATATAAAATTGATATGGCTGATGAAGTTATTAATGCTGGGCGCTTTGACCAGAGAACAACACATGAAGAGAGACGCTTGACTTTAGAGACATTGTTGCATGACGAGGAGAGGTATCAAGAAAATCTCCATGATGTTCCCTCGCTGCAGGAGGTCAATCGCATGATTGCTAGGAGTGAAGAGGAAGTTGAATTGTTTGATCAAATGGATGAGGAACTGGATTGGACTGAGGAGATGACGAGGTATGACCAGGTACCTAAGTGGCTTCGAGCGAGTACTAGAGAAGTAAATACCACTATGGCTAATCTTTCGAAAAGACCATCAAAGAACACTTTGTTGGCTGGTAATATTGGCAAGGAATCTAGTGAAATAGGTTCTGATTCATCTCCAAAAACTGAAAGGAAAAGGGGACGGCCCAAAGGAAAAAAGCATCCTAATTACAAGGAATTAGATGATGAAATTGGGGAATACTCTGAAGCAAGTTCTGATGAGAGAAATGGATACTCTATACATGAAGAAGAGGGAGATATTGGTGAGTTTGAAGAGGATGAATTCAGTGGCGCTGTTGGAGCACTGCCAATCAATAAAGACCAATCAGAAGAGGAAGGTCCAGTTTGTGATGGTGGTTATGAGTACCCCCGGGCTTCAGAAATCACCAGAAATAATCATATACTAGAGGAAGCAGGTTCCTCGGGATCATCCTCAGACAGTCGAAGATTGACACAAGTGGTATCGCCTTCTGTTTCTTCCCAgaaatttggttccctgtctGCATTAGATGCTAGGCCAGGTTCTCTATCAAAAAGGCTG CCAGATGAACTAGAGGAGGGGGAAATTGCAGTATCTGGAGATTCTCACATGGATCACCAACAATCTGGAAGTTGGATTCATGATCGTGAAGAAGGGGAAGATGAGCAGGTTTTGCAACCCAAAATAAAACGAAAACGTAGTCTACGGGTTCGTCCCCGTTATACCATGGAAAGGCCAGAGGAGAAGCCTGGCAATGAACCTCAATCTTCTCAACGTGGAGATTCATCTCTGTCGCCATTCCCAGTGGACAATAAGTATCATGCTCAGCTAAAGACTGACCCTGAAACAAAAGCACGTGGAGAGTCCAATACTTTTAAGCATGATCAAAATGATTCATCCTCAAAAAGTCGGCGGAATTTGCCATCAAGGAAAATAGCTAATATGTCAAAATTGCATGCTTCGCCAAAATCTAGCAGATTGAATTGCACGTCTTCTCCTGCAGAAGATGTTGCCGAACAGTTGAGAGAAGGTTGGGATGGTAAATCTATGAATTCAACTGGGACATCAGCTTTTGGCGCTAAGATGCCTGACAACATGCAGAGAAGG TGCAAAAGTGTAATTAGCAAACTCCAAAGGAAAATAGGTAAGGAAGGTCCTCAAATTATACCTCTGCTTACAGATTTGTGGAAGAGGATTGAAAACTCTGGGTACATGGGTGGATCAGGAAATAATATTTTGGATTTACGAAAGATCGATCTGCGTATAGACAGATTAGAGTATAGTGGAGTGATGGAGCTTGTGATCGATGTGCAGTTCATGTTGAAAAGTGCAATGCATTTTTATGGGTTCTCACATGAG